From the Hymenobacter yonginensis genome, one window contains:
- a CDS encoding beta-ketoacyl-ACP synthase III, which yields MKITAAITGVGSYVPDYVLTNHELEKLVDTTDEWITTRTGIKERRILKGENQGTSVMAIKAVQQLLEKTGTKAEDIDLLICSTTTPDLVFPATANIISAAVGTTKAFSFDMQAACSGFLFALATGAQYIQTGTYQKVVVVGADKMSSIIDYTDRANCIIFGDGAGAVLLEPNTDGFGVLDQVLRSDGNGEQYLHQKAGGSRRPPSSETVANREHFVYQEGATVFKFAVTNMANVAAQVMERNHLTNEEVAWLVPHQANKRIIDATANRMGVGPEKVMLNIHRYGNTTNGTIPLCLADYEQQLRRGDNLVLAAFGGGFTWGSIYLKWAYDPKPDPNAPQE from the coding sequence ATGAAAATAACCGCTGCAATTACCGGAGTGGGCTCTTACGTGCCCGATTACGTGCTTACCAACCACGAACTCGAGAAGCTGGTAGATACAACCGACGAGTGGATTACCACCCGGACGGGCATTAAGGAGCGTCGCATCCTGAAAGGCGAAAACCAGGGCACTTCGGTGATGGCCATCAAGGCAGTGCAGCAACTGCTGGAGAAAACGGGCACCAAAGCCGAGGACATTGATCTGCTGATCTGCTCGACCACCACCCCGGACCTGGTGTTTCCGGCCACGGCTAACATTATTTCGGCTGCCGTGGGCACCACCAAGGCGTTCAGCTTTGACATGCAGGCCGCCTGTTCGGGCTTCCTGTTTGCGCTGGCCACCGGCGCCCAGTACATCCAGACTGGCACCTACCAGAAGGTAGTGGTGGTGGGTGCCGACAAGATGTCGTCCATCATCGACTACACCGACCGCGCCAACTGCATCATCTTTGGGGATGGCGCCGGCGCCGTGCTGCTCGAACCTAACACGGATGGTTTCGGCGTACTCGACCAGGTGCTCCGCTCCGACGGTAACGGCGAGCAGTATCTGCATCAGAAAGCCGGTGGCAGCCGCCGCCCGCCTTCTTCCGAAACCGTGGCCAACCGCGAGCATTTCGTGTATCAGGAAGGCGCCACGGTGTTCAAATTCGCCGTCACGAACATGGCCAACGTAGCGGCTCAGGTGATGGAGCGCAACCACCTCACCAACGAGGAAGTGGCGTGGCTAGTACCGCACCAGGCCAACAAGCGCATCATTGATGCCACCGCCAACCGCATGGGCGTGGGCCCGGAGAAGGTGATGCTCAACATCCACCGCTACGGCAACACCACCAACGGCACGATTCCGCTGTGCCTGGCCGACTACGAGCAGCAGCTGCGCCGCGGCGACAACCTCGTGCTGGCCGCTTTCGGTGGGGGCTTCACCTGGGGCTCCATCTACCTGAAGTGGGCCTACGACCCCAAACCCGATCCAAACGCCCCCCAGGAATAG
- the plsX gene encoding phosphate acyltransferase PlsX has protein sequence MKIALDAMGGDFAPQAAVDGAVLAAQQLAGKARIVLIGQEDAVRPLLEKHGAAAAELELVPASQIIEMGEHPAKAYQQKQDSSIAVGYRMLHTGEVEAFCSAGNTGAMLVGAMFSVKPVPGVMRPAIANFVPKLHGGLGILLDVGANAECKPEMLEQFGELGSLYAQYVLGIDKPKVGLMNLGEEEGKGTSITQAAHQLLKVNPHIHFIGNIEGRDLFNDKADVIVCDGYTGNVMLKMAESIYDIMADKKMQDPFFDKFNYEAVGGSPILGINDNAIIGHGVSTPLAICNMLLQGYQMAHSGISDQIKNTFKS, from the coding sequence ATGAAGATAGCCCTGGACGCTATGGGGGGCGATTTTGCGCCCCAGGCAGCTGTTGACGGTGCTGTGCTGGCTGCCCAACAGCTGGCTGGCAAGGCCCGGATTGTGCTAATCGGCCAGGAAGATGCTGTTCGTCCGCTGCTGGAAAAGCATGGTGCGGCAGCTGCTGAACTGGAGTTGGTGCCGGCCTCGCAGATTATTGAAATGGGCGAGCATCCGGCCAAAGCCTACCAGCAGAAGCAGGATTCCAGCATTGCCGTCGGCTACCGTATGCTGCACACCGGCGAGGTGGAAGCGTTTTGCTCGGCCGGCAACACGGGCGCTATGCTCGTGGGGGCCATGTTCAGCGTGAAGCCGGTTCCGGGCGTTATGCGCCCGGCCATTGCCAACTTTGTACCCAAGCTGCACGGCGGCCTGGGTATTCTGCTGGACGTGGGGGCCAACGCTGAGTGCAAGCCCGAAATGCTGGAGCAATTCGGCGAGCTGGGCTCCCTCTACGCGCAGTACGTGTTGGGCATCGACAAGCCCAAGGTTGGGCTGATGAACCTGGGTGAAGAAGAAGGCAAAGGCACTTCTATCACGCAGGCCGCTCATCAGCTGCTGAAAGTGAACCCCCATATTCACTTCATCGGCAATATCGAAGGGCGCGACCTATTCAACGACAAGGCCGACGTCATCGTCTGCGACGGCTACACCGGCAACGTGATGCTGAAGATGGCCGAGTCCATCTACGACATCATGGCCGACAAGAAGATGCAGGATCCGTTCTTCGACAAGTTCAACTACGAAGCTGTCGGCGGCTCCCCTATCTTGGGCATCAACGACAATGCCATCATCGGGCACGGTGTCAGCACGCCGCTGGCTATCTGCAACATGCTGCTGCAAGGCTACCAGATGGCACATTCCGGCATCTCCGACCAGATAAAAAACACTTTCAAGTCCTAG
- the rpmF gene encoding 50S ribosomal protein L32 has product MAHPKRRTSSATRDKRRSHDKLTPKAVSLCATTGELHLRHKAYVVDGDLYLHGKVAIKDYAPVAAPAAASDNDEE; this is encoded by the coding sequence ATGGCTCATCCTAAACGCCGGACCTCCTCCGCCACCCGCGACAAGCGTCGCTCGCACGACAAACTGACCCCGAAAGCTGTAAGCCTCTGCGCTACCACCGGCGAACTGCACCTGCGCCACAAGGCCTATGTAGTGGACGGCGACCTGTACCTGCACGGCAAAGTTGCCATCAAGGACTACGCTCCCGTAGCTGCTCCGGCTGCCGCCTCCGACAACGACGAAGAATAG
- a CDS encoding YceD family protein: MKKDSQYDLNIAKLADKTHHFAFELDRAFFEQFDQQLIPDGTVHADVTLHKTDRLLTLDFDIKGTVRQVCDRSLDDYDQEIDTQEQLLVRYGDREVELDDNVLQITADTQTLPLAQHLFDYIGLALPMKKLHPRFQNEPDEDPDSATKLIFTTRQDGDSDGDDDGDDDIDPRWNALRNLN; this comes from the coding sequence GTGAAGAAGGACTCGCAATACGACTTGAATATTGCCAAACTGGCCGACAAAACGCACCATTTTGCGTTTGAGCTCGACCGTGCCTTTTTCGAGCAGTTCGACCAGCAGCTCATCCCCGACGGGACCGTGCACGCCGACGTGACGCTGCACAAAACCGACCGCCTGCTGACCCTCGATTTCGACATCAAGGGCACCGTGCGCCAGGTCTGCGACCGGAGCCTCGACGACTACGACCAGGAAATCGACACGCAGGAGCAGCTGCTCGTGCGCTACGGCGACCGGGAGGTGGAGCTCGACGATAACGTGCTGCAGATTACGGCCGACACCCAGACGCTGCCCCTGGCCCAGCACCTGTTCGACTACATCGGGCTGGCGCTGCCCATGAAGAAGCTGCACCCGCGCTTCCAGAACGAGCCCGATGAAGACCCCGACTCTGCCACCAAGCTCATCTTCACCACCCGCCAGGATGGCGACTCGGATGGGGATGACGACGGCGACGACGATATTGACCCGCGCTGGAATGCCCTGCGCAATCTCAACTAA
- a CDS encoding helix-turn-helix domain-containing protein, whose product MLLLTPPDYRTALRRLDALVAAGVEGNAALEAELRELIAALDAYEGKLGLLPIPNLPTSLAEMIELKRQQMRLKQKDLAQLLEVPAGRLSQILSGKRRVTLDLAKRLYERLGIPPDFILKYA is encoded by the coding sequence ATGCTGCTTCTCACTCCGCCTGATTACCGTACCGCCCTGCGTCGCCTCGACGCCTTGGTGGCCGCCGGCGTGGAAGGCAATGCGGCCCTGGAAGCCGAGCTGCGGGAGCTGATTGCGGCCCTCGATGCCTACGAAGGCAAGCTGGGCCTGCTCCCGATTCCGAACCTGCCCACTTCGCTAGCGGAGATGATTGAGCTGAAGCGCCAGCAGATGCGGCTCAAGCAGAAGGATCTGGCGCAGCTGCTGGAAGTGCCCGCCGGGCGCCTCTCCCAGATTCTCAGCGGCAAGCGGCGTGTCACGCTCGACCTGGCCAAGCGCCTCTACGAGCGGCTCGGCATCCCGCCCGATTTCATCCTGAAATACGCCTGA
- the pdxA gene encoding 4-hydroxythreonine-4-phosphate dehydrogenase PdxA produces MLPRIGISVGDLAGIGPEIIYKTFLDQRLLKFCTPVVYGTATVLFDDFPVPADGEPLTFRQVREAADIAPGKHNAVTCWEDDFHLTPGQPSAASGTAARQSLLAAARDLKAGLLDALVTAPISKENTQADDFRYPGHTEFLTAFFDTKESLMLLAADELRVATATGHIPLKDVPGRVTKELLNTKLRILLKSLKQDFGIEKPRVAVLGLNPHAGENGLLGTEERDVVTPVVQQLLHDGHLVYGPYPADGYFGTGQYRQFDATLSLYHDQGLIPFKTLAFERGVNFTAGLPVIRTSPDHGTAYGLAGQFKADETSFREALYMACELVRQRQLLAGIKPLVPGPPLRGGRHE; encoded by the coding sequence ATGCTTCCACGCATTGGCATTTCCGTTGGCGACCTTGCCGGTATCGGCCCGGAAATCATCTATAAAACCTTCCTCGACCAGCGCCTGCTCAAGTTCTGCACGCCGGTCGTGTACGGCACCGCTACGGTGCTCTTCGACGACTTTCCGGTGCCCGCCGATGGCGAGCCGCTCACGTTCCGGCAGGTGCGCGAAGCCGCCGACATTGCGCCCGGCAAGCACAACGCCGTGACGTGCTGGGAAGACGACTTCCACCTCACGCCCGGCCAGCCCAGTGCCGCCAGCGGCACCGCCGCCCGTCAGAGTTTGCTCGCCGCCGCCCGCGACCTGAAAGCCGGCCTGCTCGACGCCCTTGTCACGGCGCCCATCAGCAAGGAAAACACCCAGGCCGACGATTTCCGCTACCCCGGCCACACCGAGTTCCTGACGGCTTTCTTCGACACCAAGGAGAGCCTGATGCTGCTGGCCGCCGATGAGCTGCGCGTGGCCACCGCCACCGGCCACATCCCGCTCAAGGACGTGCCCGGCCGCGTTACCAAGGAGCTGCTGAACACCAAGCTGCGCATTCTGCTCAAGTCGCTGAAGCAAGACTTCGGCATTGAGAAGCCGCGCGTGGCCGTGCTGGGCCTCAACCCCCACGCCGGCGAAAACGGCCTGCTCGGCACCGAGGAGCGCGACGTCGTGACGCCCGTGGTACAGCAGCTGCTCCATGACGGCCACTTGGTCTATGGCCCCTACCCCGCCGACGGCTACTTCGGCACCGGCCAGTACCGCCAGTTCGACGCCACGCTTTCCCTGTACCACGACCAGGGTCTGATTCCATTCAAAACCCTGGCCTTCGAGCGGGGCGTGAACTTCACGGCCGGCCTGCCCGTCATCCGCACCTCCCCCGACCACGGCACTGCCTACGGCCTGGCCGGGCAGTTCAAGGCCGACGAAACGTCGTTCCGGGAGGCGCTGTATATGGCCTGCGAGCTGGTGCGCCAGCGTCAGCTGCTGGCCGGCATCAAGCCGCTGGTGCCCGGCCCGCCTTTGCGCGGCGGCCGCCACGAGTAG
- a CDS encoding leucyl aminopeptidase family protein — MSLLLRYAADFSASADTVFILPAGTTELPVAAAADLSEPARQYVADQLAADSKLIRINHYAHHHYYVVAADKKTPALAAEALRKSGHQLHAQLKADKVRNLFIQDLTDGGALPLAEGLALTAYQFEGYKTDEKSRQAAPLESVTLVGPHLSAERVQELQHVLDGVFLARDLVNAPLNKLNALQFAERMAAAGEEAGFHTEILDLVRIEALRMGGLLAVNQGSPEPPTFTIMEYKPEGATNKKPYVLVGKGVVFDTGGLSLKPTPASMDMMKCDMAGGAAVVGTLYALAKNQVPLHVIGLVPATDNRPGGLAFAPGDVITMYSGLTVEVMNTDAEGRLLLGDALAFAKKYDPELVLDFATLTGSAARAIGKEGIVCMGTADEDTLSALKKAGHATHERLVEFPLWDEYADHIKSDIADINNIGKAEAGAISAGKFLERFTDGYPWVHFDIAAPAFLTAPDSYRGKGGTGTAVRLTYEFLKGKA; from the coding sequence ATGTCGCTGCTCCTTCGTTACGCTGCCGATTTCTCCGCCTCGGCCGATACCGTGTTTATCCTGCCAGCCGGCACCACCGAGCTGCCCGTAGCCGCCGCTGCCGACCTCTCCGAGCCGGCCCGCCAGTACGTGGCCGACCAGCTGGCCGCCGACAGCAAGCTGATCCGCATCAACCACTACGCCCACCACCACTACTACGTGGTGGCCGCTGACAAAAAGACGCCGGCCCTGGCTGCCGAAGCCCTGCGCAAAAGCGGCCACCAGCTGCACGCCCAGCTCAAGGCCGACAAGGTGCGTAACCTGTTCATCCAGGACTTGACCGACGGCGGCGCGCTGCCGCTGGCCGAGGGCCTGGCCCTCACGGCCTATCAGTTTGAAGGCTACAAAACCGACGAGAAATCCCGCCAGGCGGCCCCGCTGGAAAGCGTAACGCTGGTGGGCCCGCACCTCAGCGCCGAGCGGGTGCAGGAGCTGCAACACGTACTGGATGGGGTATTCCTAGCCCGCGACCTGGTAAACGCGCCCCTCAACAAGCTCAACGCCCTGCAGTTTGCCGAGCGCATGGCTGCGGCCGGAGAAGAAGCTGGCTTCCACACCGAAATCCTGGATCTGGTGCGGATTGAGGCCCTGCGCATGGGTGGCCTGCTGGCCGTCAACCAGGGCAGCCCCGAGCCGCCCACGTTCACCATCATGGAGTACAAGCCGGAAGGCGCCACCAATAAGAAGCCCTACGTGCTGGTCGGCAAAGGCGTGGTGTTTGATACCGGCGGCCTGAGCCTCAAGCCTACGCCCGCCAGCATGGACATGATGAAGTGCGATATGGCCGGCGGCGCCGCCGTGGTGGGCACGCTCTACGCGCTGGCCAAAAACCAGGTGCCGCTGCACGTTATCGGCCTCGTGCCGGCCACCGACAACCGCCCCGGCGGCCTCGCCTTCGCCCCCGGCGACGTGATTACCATGTACAGCGGCCTCACCGTGGAGGTGATGAACACCGACGCCGAAGGCCGCCTGCTGCTCGGCGATGCCCTGGCCTTTGCCAAAAAGTATGACCCCGAGCTGGTGCTCGACTTCGCCACGCTCACCGGCTCGGCCGCCCGCGCCATTGGCAAGGAAGGCATCGTGTGCATGGGCACCGCCGACGAAGACACGCTCAGCGCCCTAAAAAAGGCCGGCCACGCCACCCACGAGCGGCTGGTGGAGTTTCCGCTCTGGGATGAGTACGCCGACCACATCAAGTCCGACATTGCCGACATCAACAACATCGGCAAGGCCGAAGCCGGCGCCATTTCGGCCGGCAAGTTCCTGGAGCGCTTCACCGACGGCTACCCCTGGGTGCATTTCGACATTGCCGCCCCCGCCTTCCTCACCGCCCCCGACTCCTACCGCGGCAAAGGCGGCACCGGCACCGCCGTGCGCCTCACGTATGAATTCCTGAAAGGCAAGGCCTAA
- the rsmA gene encoding 16S rRNA (adenine(1518)-N(6)/adenine(1519)-N(6))-dimethyltransferase RsmA, with protein sequence MDSVKAKKHLGQHFLADANIARKIVEALRLPDGVQEVLEIGPGMGVLTGTLLQHAEYRTSVVEIDRESVAYLGKHFPALEGRIHSQDFLKMNLATLYPGQPISIIGNFPYNISSQIYFQILAHRQQVRESVGMIQKEVADRLAEGPGSKTYGILSVLLQAFYTIEYLFTVPPHVFNPPPKVQSAVIRLTRNATEKLDCDEVLFFKVVKQAFSTRRKTLRNALKPFGMPAEATTDPIFDKRAEQLSVADFVGLTQLVERERQA encoded by the coding sequence ATGGATTCCGTTAAAGCCAAAAAACACCTGGGCCAGCACTTTCTGGCCGATGCCAACATTGCCCGCAAGATTGTGGAGGCGCTGCGCCTGCCCGACGGCGTGCAGGAAGTGCTGGAAATCGGGCCGGGGATGGGCGTGCTGACCGGCACGCTGCTGCAGCATGCGGAGTACCGCACGTCGGTGGTGGAAATCGACCGGGAGTCGGTGGCGTATCTGGGCAAGCACTTTCCGGCACTGGAAGGCCGCATCCACAGCCAGGATTTCCTGAAGATGAACCTGGCCACACTATATCCGGGGCAGCCGATTAGTATCATCGGCAACTTTCCCTACAACATCAGCAGCCAGATCTACTTCCAGATTCTGGCCCACCGCCAGCAGGTGCGTGAGAGCGTAGGCATGATTCAGAAGGAAGTGGCCGACCGTCTGGCCGAAGGGCCGGGCTCGAAGACCTACGGCATCCTGAGCGTGCTGCTGCAGGCATTCTATACCATCGAGTACCTGTTCACGGTGCCGCCGCACGTGTTCAACCCGCCGCCCAAAGTGCAGTCGGCCGTTATCCGGCTCACGCGCAACGCCACCGAGAAGCTGGACTGCGACGAGGTGCTGTTCTTTAAAGTGGTGAAGCAGGCTTTTTCGACGCGCCGCAAAACGCTCCGCAACGCCCTAAAGCCCTTCGGCATGCCCGCCGAAGCCACCACCGACCCCATCTTCGATAAGCGCGCCGAGCAGCTCAGTGTCGCCGATTTCGTGGGGCTGACGCAACTGGTGGAGCGCGAGCGGCAGGCGTAG
- a CDS encoding NAD(P)-dependent oxidoreductase, protein MSLCLVIDEMHPSLPDLMQKIGVTLHYRPDLSVAEVPAALAAHPYEGLMVRSKLRVTAELLSHGPQLRYVARAGAGVDNIDEAALTAAGVTLLNAPEGNRDAVGEYAVGLLLALFRNIARADHEVRAGQWCREANRGEEIGGKTIGLFGYGHMGRAFARRLQAFGCTVLAHDHDPAVLPDANATLVSLAELQDRAEVLSLHIPYSAANHHWVNEELLAGFRNAIWLLNTARGEVLDHAALVQRLQTGQVRGAALDVLENEKLTTLTAGQQARFAYLAAAPNVVLSPHVGGWSYQSYQRINEVLAGKIAAFLGR, encoded by the coding sequence ATGTCCCTCTGCCTCGTCATCGACGAAATGCACCCCAGCCTGCCCGACCTGATGCAAAAAATCGGGGTGACGCTGCACTACCGGCCCGACCTGAGCGTGGCCGAAGTGCCCGCCGCGTTGGCTGCCCACCCCTACGAGGGCCTGATGGTGCGCTCCAAGCTGCGCGTAACGGCCGAGCTGCTCAGCCACGGCCCGCAGCTGCGCTACGTGGCCCGCGCCGGTGCCGGCGTCGATAACATCGACGAGGCGGCGCTGACGGCGGCGGGCGTGACGCTGCTCAACGCGCCCGAAGGCAACCGCGACGCGGTAGGCGAATACGCCGTAGGGCTGCTGCTGGCGCTGTTTCGCAACATTGCCCGCGCCGACCACGAGGTGCGGGCCGGACAATGGTGCCGCGAGGCCAACCGGGGCGAGGAAATTGGGGGCAAGACCATTGGCCTGTTCGGCTACGGCCACATGGGCCGGGCCTTTGCGCGCCGCCTGCAGGCGTTTGGCTGCACCGTGCTGGCCCACGACCACGACCCGGCTGTGCTGCCTGACGCAAATGCCACGCTGGTTAGCCTAGCCGAGTTGCAGGACCGAGCCGAGGTGCTGAGCTTGCACATTCCGTATTCGGCGGCCAACCACCACTGGGTGAACGAGGAGCTGCTGGCGGGCTTCCGCAACGCCATCTGGCTGCTCAACACGGCCCGTGGTGAGGTGCTCGACCACGCGGCGCTGGTGCAGCGCCTGCAAACCGGCCAGGTGCGCGGCGCCGCCCTCGACGTGCTGGAAAACGAGAAGCTCACGACCCTGACCGCCGGGCAGCAGGCCCGGTTTGCGTATCTGGCGGCGGCGCCCAACGTGGTGCTCTCGCCGCACGTGGGCGGCTGGAGCTACCAGAGCTACCAGCGTATCAACGAGGTGCTGGCGGGCAAAATTGCGGCTTTTTTAGGCCGTTAG
- the greA gene encoding transcription elongation factor GreA has product MATINYYTAEGLQKLKDELQDLKIRGRSEAAEALREARDKGDLSENAEYDAAKEAQGLLELKISKLEEVVGNARILDEAGLDLTKVLIMSKVKLKNLKNNMVLDYTLVAEEEANLAAGKISVKSPIGKGLLGKSAGDKAEITVPAGKLQFEILEISR; this is encoded by the coding sequence ATGGCCACCATCAACTATTATACCGCCGAAGGCCTTCAGAAACTCAAGGACGAACTGCAGGACCTCAAAATCCGTGGCCGCTCTGAGGCTGCCGAAGCGCTGCGCGAAGCTCGCGACAAAGGCGACCTGAGCGAAAACGCGGAGTATGACGCCGCCAAGGAAGCCCAGGGCCTGCTGGAACTGAAAATATCGAAGCTCGAAGAAGTGGTCGGCAACGCCCGCATCCTCGACGAAGCCGGCCTCGACCTCACCAAAGTGCTCATCATGAGCAAGGTGAAGCTCAAGAATCTGAAAAATAACATGGTGCTCGACTACACGCTGGTAGCCGAGGAAGAAGCCAACCTGGCTGCCGGCAAAATCTCCGTAAAGTCGCCCATCGGCAAAGGCCTGCTGGGCAAGTCGGCCGGCGACAAAGCCGAGATTACCGTGCCCGCCGGCAAGCTGCAGTTCGAAATTTTGGAAATCAGTCGTTAA
- a CDS encoding nuclease A inhibitor family protein codes for MASIFSRIVSGELPAYKVAEDDQHLAFLDITPLVEGHTLVIPKREIDYIFDMPAEELAALHLFAQRVAKGVQAAVPCRRIGVAVIGLEVPHAHIHLIPMNKVADMNFANPKIKVAEDRMQELAAAIAAQVPAAVGSRTVDALDTKGGRETAAANEPAASATGAAPADSTTAQLQQLTKGLLFLSESDAALEPVSYDAPAGPLTDAALLQAVGAEAGSKVETQELTLFLRNHTADDGVLGDPAQANRFKALQMYLKQELQDVKVYRVGTGPQVQAYALGRTTSGKLAGFKTVLTET; via the coding sequence ATGGCTTCCATTTTCTCGCGTATTGTGTCGGGCGAGCTGCCCGCGTATAAAGTAGCCGAGGACGACCAGCATCTGGCGTTTCTCGACATCACGCCGCTGGTGGAAGGCCACACGCTGGTGATTCCGAAACGCGAAATCGACTACATCTTCGATATGCCGGCCGAGGAGCTGGCGGCCCTGCACCTGTTTGCGCAGCGCGTAGCCAAGGGCGTGCAGGCGGCCGTGCCGTGCCGCCGAATTGGGGTGGCCGTTATCGGGCTGGAGGTGCCGCACGCCCACATTCACCTGATTCCGATGAACAAGGTGGCGGACATGAACTTCGCCAACCCCAAAATCAAGGTGGCCGAAGACCGAATGCAGGAACTGGCCGCTGCCATTGCCGCGCAGGTGCCCGCCGCCGTTGGCAGCCGCACTGTAGACGCTCTGGACACCAAAGGTGGCCGCGAAACCGCCGCTGCCAACGAGCCGGCAGCTTCCGCCACCGGCGCTGCCCCGGCCGACAGCACCACGGCGCAGCTGCAGCAACTCACGAAAGGGCTATTGTTTCTGAGTGAGTCGGATGCGGCGCTGGAGCCGGTGAGCTACGACGCGCCGGCCGGCCCGCTGACCGATGCGGCGCTGCTGCAGGCCGTAGGGGCCGAAGCCGGCAGCAAGGTGGAAACCCAGGAGCTGACCCTGTTCCTGCGCAACCACACCGCCGACGACGGTGTGCTCGGCGACCCGGCCCAGGCCAACCGCTTCAAGGCATTGCAGATGTACCTGAAGCAGGAGCTGCAGGACGTGAAGGTGTACCGCGTGGGCACCGGCCCGCAGGTGCAGGCTTACGCCCTCGGCCGCACCACCAGCGGCAAGCTGGCCGGCTTCAAAACCGTGCTGACGGAAACGTAG
- a CDS encoding M28 family peptidase translates to MQYLADDQLRGRQPGTSGYKMAVDYVVAQLQQRGVQPAGENGTFLQTVQLRRAITEAGATLRLTPATGPASALVYGTDFTLYPNPEQPKTAVEAGLVFAGFGISAPELGYDDYAGLDARGKVVVLTRLEPTRFPDAVRLYNADLLTVLQTAARHGAVGVLLAAPKTTTKLPDPPKGLVSVLGADGKVVVSRSFQPQIQVAGFISAATLQRLFAGAATDTTRAMAALRAGKPASVALLPRLAATQRSRYQDVTSYNVVGKIEGADPQLRQEYVVHTAHLDHLGVGTPVAGDSIYNGAHDNATGVTTLLEIAGVYQQLKPKQRPKRSVLLTVVTGEELGLLGSAYFARNPTVPREKLVANVNTDMPTIIAPLLSVVALGAENSTLAAPVAEAARALGVTVEADPEPAQNRFIRSDQYSFVTQGIPALHIKYGNKTADGRNNLSEQVQKWRAVTYHKPQDDINGQFDFEAGKTYVQLNFLVGYLVANSAQRPTWNPGNFFGERFGK, encoded by the coding sequence GTGCAGTACCTCGCCGACGACCAGCTGCGCGGGCGGCAGCCGGGCACGTCGGGCTACAAAATGGCCGTCGACTACGTGGTGGCGCAGCTGCAGCAGCGCGGCGTGCAGCCAGCCGGCGAAAATGGCACGTTTCTGCAAACCGTGCAGCTGCGGCGCGCCATCACGGAAGCCGGGGCCACGCTGCGCCTGACACCGGCCACGGGCCCGGCCAGCGCGCTGGTCTATGGCACTGACTTCACCTTGTATCCCAACCCCGAGCAGCCGAAAACGGCCGTGGAAGCCGGGCTGGTGTTTGCCGGCTTCGGCATCAGTGCGCCAGAGCTGGGGTATGACGACTACGCCGGCCTCGATGCCCGGGGCAAGGTGGTGGTGCTGACGCGGCTGGAGCCCACCCGTTTCCCCGACGCCGTGCGCCTCTACAACGCCGACCTGCTGACCGTGCTGCAAACCGCCGCCCGCCACGGCGCCGTGGGCGTGCTACTGGCCGCGCCCAAAACCACCACGAAGCTGCCCGATCCGCCCAAAGGCCTCGTGAGCGTGTTGGGGGCCGACGGGAAAGTGGTGGTATCGCGCAGCTTCCAGCCGCAGATTCAGGTGGCGGGCTTCATCAGCGCGGCCACGCTGCAGCGGCTGTTTGCGGGAGCGGCTACTGATACCACGCGGGCCATGGCCGCCCTGAGGGCCGGCAAACCTGCTTCGGTGGCGCTGCTGCCGCGCCTGGCCGCCACCCAGCGCAGCCGCTACCAGGACGTGACCAGCTACAACGTTGTAGGTAAAATCGAAGGCGCCGACCCGCAGCTGCGGCAGGAGTACGTGGTGCACACTGCCCACCTCGACCACCTCGGCGTGGGCACCCCCGTGGCCGGCGACTCCATCTACAACGGCGCCCACGATAACGCCACTGGCGTGACAACGCTGCTGGAAATTGCGGGCGTATATCAGCAGCTGAAGCCCAAGCAGCGGCCGAAACGCTCGGTGCTGCTGACGGTGGTGACGGGGGAGGAGCTGGGTTTGCTGGGCTCGGCGTACTTTGCCCGCAACCCCACCGTGCCTCGCGAAAAGCTGGTGGCCAACGTCAATACCGACATGCCCACCATTATTGCGCCGCTGCTGTCGGTGGTGGCGCTGGGGGCCGAAAACTCCACGCTGGCCGCGCCGGTGGCGGAGGCGGCGCGGGCGCTGGGTGTCACGGTGGAAGCCGACCCCGAACCTGCCCAGAACCGTTTCATCCGCTCCGATCAGTACAGCTTTGTGACGCAGGGCATTCCGGCGCTGCACATCAAATACGGCAACAAAACAGCTGACGGCCGCAATAATCTAAGTGAGCAGGTGCAGAAGTGGCGCGCCGTCACGTACCACAAGCCCCAGGACGATATTAACGGGCAGTTCGACTTCGAGGCCGGCAAGACCTACGTTCAGCTGAACTTCCTGGTGGGCTATCTGGTGGCCAATTCCGCGCAGCGGCCCACCTGGAACCCAGGCAATTTCTTCGGGGAGCGGTTTGGGAAGTAG